One genomic segment of Ascochyta rabiei chromosome 20, complete sequence includes these proteins:
- a CDS encoding Mannitol 2-dehydrogenase has protein sequence MAPLNLTKQAKFAVAFAQKQSTSSLRSSLRPFPRSIAARSHSTNTTSAAQVSAAQNTQSKQHTATPAISQSRNYSQAAAAMPHTTETQSLRLNNANLSELQNATVPTYDRTNVKHGIVHVGVGGFHRAHLAVYVDSLLEQLRLKDWAICGVGLQPFDAEMRNALAPQDNLYTVIERSAPGSKARVIGSITDYLFAPDNAEAVIAKMAHEDTHIVSMTITESGYFYNENTHELETEHPDIAADLAGASPPRTFFGFVYAALARRYEAGLKPFTVLSCDNMQKNGHITRDMLLTFAKHRDPDVAAWLAQNGAFPNSMVDRITPRTVEEDVHNLRDEFGVEDAWPVVTEPFMQWVVEDKFADGRPAFEKVGVQVVKDVKDVEQFELIKLRLLNASHSAMGYAGYLGGFQYIHETIGHPIFGKYIFNMMNEEVKPLLPTIPGVDVDQYIQTLIGRFSNPTLKDEITRICLGGSGKLPQFIMPSIAEQIIAGGPLRRLTLCAAAWFRYLRGVDEQGKDFSLSFDPRNDELQAIARGEGNPMKLLSIGDLFGDDLRNDKRFVEELTNAYNSLEREGAMKTLEKTA, from the coding sequence ATGGCTCCTCTCAATCTCACAAAGCAGGCAAAATTTGCCGTCGCCTTTGCACAGAAGCAATCTACTTCAAGCCTGCGATCCTCCCTCAGACCTTTTCCCCGATCCATTGCAGCACGCTCACACTCTACAAACACAACATCCGCAGCCCAAGTCTCTGCCGCACAGAACACACAGTCAAAGCAGCACACTGCCACACCAGCAATTTCTCAATCCCGCAACTACTCTcaagctgctgctgccatgCCTCACACCACAGAGACACAGTCGCTCAGGCTGAACAACGCCAACCTGTCCGAGTTGCAGAACGCAACCGTGCCCACCTATGACCGCACCAATGTCAAGCACGGAATCGTCCACGTTGGTGTCGGTGGTTTCCACCGAGCCCATCTGGCAGTTTACGTCGACAGCCTTCTTGAGCAGCTCCGTCTCAAGGACTGGGCAATCTGCGGTGTCGGTCTCCAGCCTTTCGATGCCGAGATGAGGAACGCTCTGGCTCCCCAGGACAACCTCTACACCGTCATTGAGCGCTCCGCACCCGGCAGCAAGGCTCGCGTCATCGGCAGTATCACAGACTACCTCTTTGCTCCCGACAACGCGGAGGCTGTCATCGCCAAGATGGCTCACGAGGACACCCACATTGTCTCCATGACCATTACAGAGAGCGGTTACTTCTACAACGAGAACACTCACGAGTTGGAAACTGAGCACCCCGACATCGCAGCCGACCTGGCTGGCGCGTCCCCTCCTCGCACCTTCTTCGGTTTCGTTTACGCTGCGCTGGCGCGTCGTTACGAAGCTGGACTGAAGCCCTTCACAGTCCTGTCTTGCGACAACATGCAGAAGAACGGCCACATCACCCGCGACATGCTTCTCACTTTCGCTAAGCACCGCGATCCCGATGTCGCCGCATGGCTTGCTCAGAACGGTGCTTTCCCCAACTCCATGGTCGACCGCATCACCCCTAGGACTGTTGAGGAGGATGTCCACAACCTCCGCGACGAGTTCGGTGTGGAGGACGCGTGGCCTGTCGTCACTGAGCCTTTCATGCAGTGGGTTGTTGAGGACAAGTTCGCCGACGGCCGCCCAGCCTTCGAGAAGGTTGGCGTCCAGGTTGTCAAGGATGTCAAGGACGTTGAACAGTTCGAACTTATCAAGCTCCGCCTGCTCAACGCCTCTCACTCCGCTATGGGATACGCAGGATACCTCGGCGGATTCCAGTACATCCACGAGACGATTGGCCATCCCATCTTCGGCAAGTACATTTTCAACATGATGAACGAGGAGGTTAAGCCTCTGCTTCCCACAATCCCCGGCGTCGACGTCGACCAGTACATCCAGACCCTGATCGGCCGCTTCTCCAACCCCACTCTCAAGGATGAGATCACCCGCATTTGCCTGGGTGGTTCCGGCAAGCTGCCTCAGTTCATCATGCCCTCGATTGCCGAGCAGATCATTGCTGGAGGGCCCCTTCGCCGCCTTACACTCTGCGCTGCCGCCTGGTTCCGCTACCTTCGCGGCGTTGACGAGCAGGGCAAAGATTTCAGCCTCTCGTTCGACCCCAGGAACGACGAGCTGCAGGCTATTGCCCGTGGCGAAGGCAACCCAATGAAGCTGCTCAGCATCGGCGACCTCTTTGGTGACGATCTCCGCAACGACAAGCGCTTTGTTGAAGAGCTCACCAACGCGTACAACAGCCTTGAGCGCGAGGGTGCTATGAAGACCCTCGAGAAGACCGCATAA